In Thiovibrio frasassiensis, one DNA window encodes the following:
- a CDS encoding IMP cyclohydrolase, whose product MADLKKMYTTILGDHFPMEMKITFGDQELVYRKKTWKIVAEDGSVDERGVRYGENPDQEAALYELINGNLVLGDCRFIEPGKGLVSGINVEDMLQVGKHPGKINLTDIDNGLNIIKYLMDRPAAVILKHNNPCGAACGDTLARAYDRANRADRIAAFGGAVILNRPCDKETAELLSKNYLEVVCAPEFEAGSLQILAARKNLRVVRISRIDRLAEYEKYRYVDFKSLIDGGLIVQQSAVNSIRSVADLKPAVSISKGQEYKVEREPTQREIDDMLFGWAVEHGVTSNSVIYVKDGCTVGIGTGEQDRVGVADIAVYKAYTKYADILCFDTFGIPYADMVLEIEQGKRKKADQEKIDGQTKADKAGLPGSVMISDAFFPYRDGADVGIRQGVSAILQAGGSMRDFETIQACNEAKPQVAMKFTGQRSFKH is encoded by the coding sequence ATGGCAGATCTGAAAAAAATGTACACCACCATTCTTGGTGACCACTTTCCCATGGAGATGAAAATCACCTTTGGCGACCAGGAACTGGTCTACCGGAAGAAGACCTGGAAGATCGTGGCTGAGGACGGCAGCGTTGATGAGCGGGGCGTGCGCTACGGCGAGAACCCTGATCAGGAGGCGGCTCTCTACGAATTGATCAATGGTAATTTGGTGCTGGGTGATTGTCGGTTCATTGAGCCGGGCAAGGGTCTGGTGAGCGGAATCAATGTTGAGGACATGCTCCAGGTGGGCAAGCATCCCGGCAAGATCAACCTTACCGACATCGACAACGGTTTGAACATTATCAAGTATCTCATGGACCGTCCGGCCGCGGTGATCCTTAAGCACAACAACCCTTGCGGTGCAGCCTGCGGGGATACCCTGGCCCGCGCCTACGATCGGGCCAATCGCGCCGACCGCATCGCCGCCTTTGGCGGCGCGGTTATTCTCAACCGGCCCTGCGACAAGGAAACCGCCGAGCTTTTGAGCAAGAACTATCTGGAAGTGGTTTGCGCTCCGGAATTTGAGGCGGGAAGTTTGCAGATTCTCGCGGCCCGGAAAAATTTACGGGTGGTGCGGATCAGTCGCATCGACCGGCTTGCCGAGTATGAAAAATACCGTTATGTCGATTTTAAGAGCCTGATCGATGGCGGTCTCATTGTTCAGCAGTCGGCGGTGAACTCCATCCGTTCCGTGGCCGATCTGAAGCCGGCGGTGAGTATCTCAAAGGGCCAGGAGTACAAGGTGGAGCGCGAGCCCACCCAGCGGGAGATCGACGACATGCTTTTCGGCTGGGCCGTGGAGCATGGGGTTACCTCCAATTCGGTCATCTATGTGAAGGACGGCTGTACGGTGGGTATCGGTACCGGCGAACAAGACCGGGTCGGCGTGGCCGACATCGCGGTCTATAAGGCGTATACCAAGTATGCCGACATCCTCTGCTTCGACACCTTTGGCATCCCCTATGCGGATATGGTCTTGGAGATCGAACAGGGCAAGCGGAAGAAAGCGGATCAGGAGAAGATCGACGGACAGACCAAGGCGGACAAGGCCGGGCTGCCCGGCTCGGTGATGATCTCCGATGCCTTCTTTCCGTACCGCGATGGCGCCGATGTCGGGATCCGCCAGGGGGTTTCCGCCATTCTTCAGGCGGGCGGCTCCATGCGTGATTTCGAGACGATCCAGGCCTGTAACGAGGCGAAACCACAGGTGGCCATGAAGTTCACGGGGCAGCGTTCCTTTAAGCATTAA
- a CDS encoding efflux RND transporter periplasmic adaptor subunit — translation MQAPTMLKIPKKYLLALAVILTGGLLLRLTVLGPTKIQTVRVTQRDLIAQVYGNGTVEAKVVVNIASKITGRLAEVSVDQGDMVKQGQVLAKLDLSELQAQNRQAKASLALAKKNAARFKALASKELVSLQEAEQYETAFLLAKEAVVASRSRLDDATIVAPEDGIIIRRELEPGATVTAGLPILLLANPETVWVKANVDESQLKGLTPGQSATITLRSAPGEKFPGQVARLAWESDRVTEELEVDVAFTPPVANFRLGEQAEVLITTGARKDAPSIPNTVLANKGKQRGVWVVENNRLLFRAVSTGIEDSHGMIEITAGLTGNEAIALAPPEKMSLLTEGQKVRVR, via the coding sequence ATGCAGGCACCGACGATGCTGAAAATACCAAAAAAATATCTTTTGGCCCTGGCCGTTATCCTGACCGGTGGTCTTCTTCTGCGGCTCACGGTTTTGGGCCCAACCAAGATTCAAACGGTACGTGTTACACAGCGTGATCTCATCGCCCAGGTCTATGGCAACGGCACGGTGGAGGCCAAGGTTGTGGTCAACATCGCCAGCAAGATAACCGGGCGGCTTGCCGAGGTCAGCGTTGACCAGGGAGACATGGTCAAGCAAGGACAGGTCTTGGCAAAACTGGACCTCAGCGAATTGCAGGCCCAGAATCGACAGGCCAAGGCAAGTTTGGCGCTGGCGAAAAAAAATGCCGCCCGGTTCAAGGCCCTGGCGTCCAAGGAACTGGTTTCGCTGCAGGAGGCGGAGCAGTATGAAACCGCATTCCTGTTGGCCAAGGAGGCGGTGGTCGCCAGCCGCTCCCGTTTGGATGACGCCACCATTGTGGCGCCGGAAGACGGCATTATCATCCGCCGGGAGCTTGAACCCGGAGCCACGGTGACTGCGGGGTTGCCTATTTTGCTGCTGGCCAACCCGGAAACCGTCTGGGTAAAAGCGAATGTGGACGAATCGCAGCTCAAGGGCCTTACGCCCGGACAGTCGGCAACCATCACCCTCCGTTCCGCGCCCGGGGAAAAATTTCCCGGTCAGGTGGCACGACTTGCCTGGGAAAGCGACCGGGTCACCGAGGAACTTGAAGTGGATGTGGCCTTCACCCCACCCGTGGCAAATTTCCGCCTGGGAGAACAGGCCGAGGTGCTGATTACGACAGGGGCAAGAAAAGACGCTCCGTCCATCCCCAATACCGTCTTGGCAAACAAGGGAAAACAGCGCGGCGTCTGGGTGGTGGAAAACAACCGTCTCCTCTTTCGAGCAGTCTCCACCGGCATTGAAGACAGTCATGGGATGATCGAAATCACTGCGGGACTTACCGGCAACGAAGCCATCGCCCTAGCGCCTCCCGAAAAAATGTCGTTACTCACTGAAGGGCAGAAGGTCCGGGTACGCTAA
- a CDS encoding flagellar motor protein MotB: MEDKNIIIKKVKKVQGAGAHGGSWKVAFADFMTGMMAFFLLMWLVNMTTKPQKEKLAHYFQEYSLFAEGGAGGGAEIIAKEQVASEAQITVTQAPAATGEAEGEASPAGLEQFKNKLQQEIEQRLADLKDQVHIEVFEGGVKVDIMDKEGNPMFPLGSTALTASGQKILKVLCDNIKSTSSRIEIEGHTDAVSYANKEFGNWELSTARASAARVEVEKNGIPSSRLRRVSGYAATEPIIKDNPFDPRNRRISLRLYPEKKSTPSATQPQPQVPLQTQTPAQISPQIPPQVHPARMK, encoded by the coding sequence ATGGAAGACAAAAACATAATCATCAAGAAGGTCAAAAAGGTTCAGGGCGCCGGCGCTCACGGCGGTAGCTGGAAGGTTGCCTTTGCCGACTTCATGACGGGAATGATGGCTTTTTTCCTCCTCATGTGGCTGGTGAACATGACCACCAAACCGCAAAAGGAGAAGCTTGCCCATTATTTCCAAGAGTACAGCCTCTTTGCCGAGGGTGGTGCCGGCGGCGGTGCAGAAATTATCGCCAAGGAGCAAGTCGCCTCCGAAGCCCAGATCACCGTGACCCAAGCCCCAGCCGCCACCGGAGAGGCTGAAGGCGAAGCCAGCCCCGCCGGCCTGGAACAGTTCAAAAACAAGCTGCAACAGGAGATTGAGCAACGGCTTGCCGACCTCAAGGATCAGGTGCACATCGAGGTTTTTGAAGGCGGGGTCAAGGTGGACATTATGGACAAGGAGGGAAACCCCATGTTCCCCCTGGGCAGCACCGCCTTGACCGCCAGCGGCCAAAAAATCCTCAAGGTGCTCTGCGACAACATCAAGAGCACCTCAAGCCGCATTGAAATCGAAGGCCACACCGATGCGGTGAGCTATGCAAACAAGGAATTCGGCAACTGGGAGCTTTCCACGGCCAGGGCCTCCGCCGCCCGGGTTGAGGTGGAAAAAAACGGCATCCCCTCAAGCCGCCTGCGGAGGGTCTCGGGCTATGCCGCCACGGAACCGATCATCAAGGATAACCCTTTTGATCCCCGCAACCGAAGAATAAGCCTACGCCTCTATCCGGAAAAAAAGAGCACGCCTTCTGCAACCCAGCCGCAGCCACAGGTTCCCTTACAAACGCAAACTCCGGCCCAGATTAGCCCGCAAATCCCGCCTCAGGTTCATCCCGCACGGATGAAGTGA
- the thiH gene encoding 2-iminoacetate synthase ThiH gives MFTIPEFPALQEAVSRATEAEIVQALHSERPGLAGLAALLSPAAEPHLGAMAKRSGAITSQRFGRTIQVYAPVYLSSFCANRCAYCGFSADNIMERRVLTFAEAEREAMILHQRGFNHLLLVSGEAPAKVGVDYLEEIALRLRDRFAALSIEVQPLATEEYARLFRAGITSVAVYQETYDREMYKQVHLGGPKADFDYRLESPSRVAAAGMREVGIGALLGLSDWRAEGLALGLHLAWLRKQYWRTGLTVSFPRMRPAQGEFKPLQPVSERNLSQMIFALRMFDPDVGLYLSTREEARYRDGMIGLGPTRYSAGSCTAPGGYGQEDAGGEQFEVGDSRSLAEVSSAIQKKGFDPVRKDWDAVFQIRGDGQQAA, from the coding sequence ATGTTTACTATTCCCGAATTTCCTGCATTGCAGGAGGCGGTCAGTCGTGCCACCGAGGCAGAGATCGTGCAGGCTCTGCACTCCGAGCGTCCTGGGCTGGCAGGGCTGGCTGCCTTGCTGTCGCCTGCGGCGGAGCCGCATCTCGGTGCCATGGCCAAACGCTCCGGTGCCATCACCAGCCAGCGTTTTGGCCGGACTATCCAGGTCTATGCGCCGGTGTATCTCTCGAGTTTTTGTGCCAATCGTTGCGCCTATTGCGGGTTTTCTGCGGACAACATCATGGAAAGACGGGTCTTGACCTTTGCCGAGGCGGAAAGGGAGGCCATGATCCTGCACCAGCGAGGATTCAACCATCTTCTTCTTGTTTCCGGGGAGGCCCCGGCCAAGGTTGGCGTGGACTATCTCGAAGAAATTGCCTTGCGGCTGCGCGATCGCTTTGCCGCCTTGTCCATCGAGGTGCAGCCTCTGGCGACAGAAGAGTATGCTCGGCTTTTTCGCGCCGGGATCACCTCGGTGGCGGTGTATCAGGAAACCTATGACCGGGAGATGTATAAGCAGGTGCATTTGGGCGGGCCAAAGGCTGATTTTGATTATCGGTTGGAAAGTCCGTCCAGGGTCGCGGCCGCCGGCATGCGGGAGGTGGGAATCGGCGCCTTGCTTGGTCTTTCCGACTGGCGGGCGGAAGGGCTTGCCCTGGGCCTCCATCTTGCCTGGTTGCGCAAGCAGTACTGGCGGACCGGACTCACCGTTTCTTTTCCGCGTATGCGTCCGGCCCAAGGGGAGTTTAAGCCGCTGCAGCCGGTGAGCGAAAGAAATCTCAGCCAGATGATCTTTGCCCTGCGGATGTTTGATCCGGATGTCGGCTTGTACCTCTCCACCAGGGAGGAGGCCCGATACCGCGACGGCATGATCGGTCTCGGCCCTACCCGCTATTCGGCGGGCTCGTGCACCGCGCCGGGCGGATACGGCCAGGAGGATGCGGGCGGGGAGCAGTTTGAGGTCGGGGATAGCCGGAGTCTTGCCGAGGTGAGCAGTGCTATCCAGAAGAAGGGGTTTGACCCGGTCCGCAAGGATTGGGATGCTGTTTTTCAAATACGAGGAGACGGGCAGCAGGCTGCCTGA
- the thiS gene encoding sulfur carrier protein ThiS → MKVLCNGEALEIAPGSRVIDCLNKLGLDPPSVVVECDGKILTREEYGSHALQDGSVLELIRFVGGG, encoded by the coding sequence ATGAAGGTTCTCTGTAACGGCGAAGCTCTGGAAATTGCCCCCGGGTCCCGGGTGATTGATTGTCTGAATAAGCTCGGCCTGGACCCCCCTTCGGTGGTGGTTGAGTGTGACGGGAAGATTCTGACCCGGGAAGAATATGGGAGCCATGCATTGCAGGATGGCTCTGTCCTAGAATTGATACGGTTTGTGGGGGGCGGTTGA
- a CDS encoding ABC transporter permease translates to MNLALRDIRHQKSRFIQTCLGLGLLLGVVMSMSGIYRGLFTDATGILNATAADIWVVQQDTSGPFAATSRIPEEIKYRIRAVPGVGQASALSFQNIQSERHGQPFRFFLVGYELAGMGGPPSIVAGRPIRQKHYEIVVDRAMKIGLGEKLRLGGDDYTIVGHTAKMVSSAGDPVAYVTLPDAQKIQFKDDNNAIRNSREKLSGQIERLPLLSPNQASQLTPQIARIAGSTHIVNTVVARLAPGADLALVQDRISRWNHFRPLTGKDQEHILTEGMIKKAKMQLGLFRAILLVISGVIISLIIYTMTLDKLRVIATLKLIGTRNRVIVGLILQQSLLMGVIAYVIGFTLIALTRDKFPRRLDLVPIDLQLLFGIVILICIGASLVGIRKALRVEPAEALGG, encoded by the coding sequence ATGAATCTGGCACTGCGCGACATCCGGCATCAAAAAAGCCGCTTCATCCAGACCTGCCTCGGCCTCGGCCTGCTGCTCGGAGTAGTGATGAGCATGAGCGGCATCTACCGGGGCTTATTCACCGACGCCACCGGCATCCTCAACGCCACGGCCGCAGACATCTGGGTCGTGCAGCAGGACACCAGCGGCCCTTTTGCCGCCACCTCCCGCATTCCCGAGGAGATCAAGTACCGGATTCGGGCGGTTCCCGGGGTGGGACAGGCCTCTGCCCTCTCTTTTCAAAATATCCAAAGCGAACGGCATGGCCAGCCCTTTCGCTTCTTCCTTGTCGGGTACGAATTAGCAGGCATGGGCGGCCCCCCCTCCATCGTCGCCGGTAGGCCTATCCGGCAGAAACACTACGAAATCGTAGTGGACCGGGCCATGAAGATTGGCCTGGGGGAGAAATTGCGATTGGGGGGCGATGACTATACGATAGTCGGCCATACGGCCAAAATGGTTTCCTCGGCCGGCGATCCCGTAGCCTATGTGACCCTGCCCGACGCCCAGAAGATCCAGTTCAAGGATGACAACAACGCCATTCGCAACTCCCGGGAAAAGCTTTCCGGCCAGATCGAACGGTTGCCCCTACTGTCCCCGAACCAGGCGAGCCAGCTCACCCCGCAGATCGCGCGCATTGCCGGCTCGACCCATATCGTCAATACCGTGGTGGCTCGCCTTGCACCCGGCGCGGATCTGGCCCTGGTGCAAGATAGGATCAGCCGCTGGAACCACTTCCGCCCCCTGACCGGCAAAGACCAGGAGCACATTCTCACCGAGGGCATGATCAAAAAAGCCAAGATGCAGCTCGGCCTGTTCCGGGCCATCCTCCTCGTCATTTCCGGGGTTATCATCTCGCTGATTATCTACACCATGACCCTGGATAAATTGCGGGTGATCGCGACCCTCAAGCTGATCGGCACCAGAAACCGGGTGATCGTCGGGCTGATCCTCCAGCAATCGCTGCTCATGGGAGTGATCGCTTACGTTATCGGTTTCACCCTGATTGCCCTTACCCGCGACAAGTTTCCCCGCCGCTTGGATCTGGTTCCCATCGACCTGCAGCTTTTGTTCGGCATCGTGATTTTGATCTGTATCGGCGCAAGCCTGGTGGGTATCCGCAAAGCCCTGCGGGTCGAACCGGCCGAAGCCTTGGGAGGATGA
- a CDS encoding TetR/AcrR family transcriptional regulator, with amino-acid sequence MPPKKTTHIRRAEIIQAALGVIGEKGVHGLTITEIAGRAGMSDANIYRHFTGKQEILQALGDFISKAVMGKAAGIAAGEGTALEKLQVIFRSHTALIAANPGLPRFIFSEEIHLGDPHLAQTIAGKMAAYIETLSNLIGAGVKSGEFCAIAPRETAITLLGMIQFTALRWSITRGAFSLDTETERLWNNFLRLIQVPPSPATPEISLVTT; translated from the coding sequence ATGCCGCCCAAAAAAACCACCCATATCCGCAGGGCAGAGATTATCCAGGCCGCGCTTGGGGTTATTGGAGAAAAGGGGGTGCATGGCCTCACCATCACCGAAATCGCCGGACGGGCCGGGATGAGCGACGCCAACATCTACCGTCACTTCACGGGCAAACAGGAAATTCTCCAGGCGTTGGGAGATTTTATCAGCAAGGCGGTAATGGGCAAGGCGGCGGGAATTGCGGCGGGAGAAGGAACCGCCCTCGAAAAACTCCAGGTCATTTTCCGTTCCCACACCGCCCTGATCGCCGCAAACCCCGGATTGCCCCGATTCATTTTTTCCGAAGAGATCCATCTGGGAGACCCGCACCTTGCTCAAACCATTGCGGGCAAGATGGCCGCTTATATCGAAACCCTCAGCAATCTCATTGGCGCAGGAGTCAAGAGCGGTGAATTTTGCGCAATTGCGCCACGGGAAACAGCAATCACTCTCCTTGGCATGATCCAGTTCACCGCCCTGCGCTGGTCTATCACCCGCGGCGCTTTCAGCCTGGATACCGAGACCGAACGCCTGTGGAATAATTTTTTGAGACTCATTCAAGTCCCGCCCTCCCCAGCCACCCCGGAAATATCCCTGGTAACCACATGA
- a CDS encoding thiazole synthase — MLTIAGRKFRSRLFGGTGKFSSPEVMKAALEASGCEMVTVALRRIDLNNPADDIMRVLDRDRYLFLPNTSGARDANEAMRLARLARASGGGEWLKLEVTPDPRTLLPDPIETLKATEILVKEGFKVLPYMNADPILALRLQDVGAVAVMPLGSPIGTNQGVLTRFQIEIIISQAQVPVIVDAGLGAPSHVAEAMEMGADAVLVNTAIAVAGDPVRMARAFAMAVEAGRIAYESGLGAVSKDAAPSSPEDGLGFLR, encoded by the coding sequence ATGTTGACCATTGCAGGGAGAAAATTTCGCTCACGGCTCTTCGGTGGTACCGGTAAGTTTTCTTCTCCGGAGGTCATGAAGGCAGCGCTTGAAGCCTCGGGTTGTGAAATGGTCACTGTCGCTCTGCGTCGCATTGACCTCAATAATCCGGCTGATGATATCATGCGCGTGCTGGACCGTGACCGCTACCTGTTTCTGCCCAACACCTCAGGGGCCCGGGATGCCAATGAGGCTATGCGCTTGGCCAGGCTGGCCCGGGCATCCGGCGGCGGGGAGTGGCTCAAGCTTGAGGTGACTCCCGACCCGAGAACCCTGCTGCCTGACCCTATCGAGACTTTGAAGGCCACGGAAATATTGGTCAAGGAGGGGTTTAAGGTCCTGCCCTATATGAACGCCGATCCGATTCTGGCCCTGCGTCTTCAGGATGTGGGGGCGGTAGCGGTTATGCCCCTGGGTTCGCCCATCGGCACCAATCAGGGGGTACTGACCCGATTCCAGATTGAGATCATCATTTCGCAGGCGCAGGTGCCGGTTATTGTTGATGCTGGGCTCGGTGCCCCTTCGCACGTGGCCGAAGCCATGGAGATGGGGGCCGATGCGGTGCTGGTCAATACGGCTATTGCCGTGGCCGGAGATCCGGTGCGTATGGCCCGTGCCTTTGCCATGGCGGTGGAGGCGGGAAGAATCGCCTATGAATCAGGTCTTGGCGCGGTGAGCAAGGATGCTGCCCCCTCTTCGCCCGAGGACGGGCTGGGATTTTTGCGCTAA
- a CDS encoding TolC family protein produces the protein MKKTLVFLLLSIILTAQAHATEPLTLAAALAIADKNHPQIEEAASNLAATEARLGQAKANYWPQINLAADWNKGDTFLTALGGIKETEVSTTSVVVRQNIYDFGRTAGATAAARGATAAAAEGVTLSRQDVAFRVKAAWYLALAAEKQVEASRKTVVAREGLSRQAEEFFRHGIRSKVEVARTEASLYAGKSLLIRAENNRNLARLELANAMGMTSLEDRPLAEPEINPAPAPQDLASLCEEALHNRSELKRLASLKKSASGSLRSARSGYLPTLSGTATYGEAAQSMLPEGEVWALGVNLTLPIFSGFATKEQVHEANAAIRGVEAQQRNLQLQIAKEVESAWLGITEAQARFGASSKEMIAAQESQRLAMERYREGLGTMIEAVDAQAQALNAETAQIQSGYDQRIAEARLDRALGKQ, from the coding sequence ATGAAAAAAACCCTCGTTTTTCTCCTCCTGTCCATCATTCTCACTGCTCAGGCCCATGCGACAGAACCGCTCACCCTGGCGGCGGCATTAGCGATCGCGGACAAAAATCACCCCCAGATCGAAGAAGCGGCTTCCAACCTCGCAGCCACAGAGGCCAGACTCGGTCAGGCCAAGGCCAATTACTGGCCACAGATCAATCTCGCGGCCGACTGGAACAAGGGTGACACCTTCTTAACCGCTCTGGGCGGGATCAAGGAAACCGAGGTCAGCACCACCTCCGTGGTGGTCAGACAGAACATCTATGATTTTGGCCGCACTGCCGGCGCTACTGCGGCGGCGCGCGGAGCCACGGCCGCTGCCGCGGAAGGGGTGACGCTCAGCCGCCAGGATGTGGCCTTTCGGGTCAAAGCCGCCTGGTATCTCGCCCTGGCCGCAGAAAAACAGGTGGAAGCCAGCCGGAAAACCGTTGTTGCCCGAGAAGGATTATCCCGGCAGGCGGAAGAATTTTTCCGACACGGCATTCGCTCCAAGGTCGAAGTGGCCAGGACCGAAGCATCCTTATACGCGGGTAAAAGTTTGCTGATCCGGGCCGAGAACAACCGCAATTTGGCCCGCCTGGAACTTGCAAACGCCATGGGGATGACCTCGCTGGAAGACCGCCCCCTTGCTGAGCCGGAAATCAACCCTGCCCCCGCTCCGCAAGATCTTGCCAGCCTGTGCGAGGAGGCCTTGCACAACAGGAGCGAACTCAAACGACTCGCTTCCCTTAAAAAATCGGCCTCAGGATCTCTGCGCTCCGCCCGCAGCGGCTATCTTCCCACTCTTTCCGGCACGGCAACCTATGGCGAGGCCGCACAAAGCATGCTTCCGGAAGGGGAGGTCTGGGCTCTGGGGGTCAACCTCACCCTGCCCATTTTCTCCGGATTCGCCACCAAGGAACAGGTGCATGAGGCCAATGCCGCCATCCGTGGCGTGGAGGCGCAACAGAGAAATCTGCAGCTGCAGATCGCCAAAGAGGTTGAATCCGCCTGGCTGGGAATTACCGAAGCACAGGCCCGCTTTGGCGCAAGCAGCAAGGAGATGATCGCAGCCCAGGAAAGCCAGCGGCTGGCCATGGAGCGCTACAGGGAAGGGTTGGGAACAATGATCGAAGCCGTTGATGCGCAAGCCCAGGCCCTGAATGCGGAAACCGCCCAGATTCAGTCGGGATACGACCAAAGAATTGCCGAGGCTCGGCTGGACCGTGCCCTGGGCAAACAATAG
- the motA gene encoding flagellar motor stator protein MotA, which translates to MLTIIGIAIVLGSVITGYAMGKGNFHILFQPAEVIIIFGAAIGGLVISSPAKSLKVIVAHLGSIFADSHVNKAHYLELLLLMNAVFFKIKKEGLVAIESDIEDRDKSPLFQKYPAIMKDHEAADFICDTVRTMLSANYPAYELDNLMEIDLEANQHERMLPAHSITKIGDALPGLGIVAAVLGIVITMGYINESAEILGHHIGAALVGTFFGVLACYGFVGPMGSKLEHHAHEREAYLRVIKTSLLAAYSTSFMVQFAVEAGRRAIPGDDRPSFNETEEAIKKWKTKT; encoded by the coding sequence ATGTTAACAATCATCGGCATAGCAATTGTTCTCGGGTCGGTTATCACCGGCTACGCCATGGGAAAGGGCAACTTCCATATCCTGTTCCAGCCGGCCGAGGTAATCATCATCTTTGGTGCCGCTATCGGTGGCCTGGTTATTTCCTCGCCGGCCAAATCATTGAAGGTCATTGTCGCACATCTCGGCAGCATCTTTGCCGATTCCCACGTGAATAAGGCCCATTACCTTGAACTGTTGCTCCTGATGAACGCCGTCTTTTTCAAAATCAAAAAGGAAGGGTTGGTCGCCATCGAGTCCGACATAGAAGACCGTGATAAAAGCCCGCTGTTTCAAAAATATCCCGCCATCATGAAGGACCATGAGGCAGCGGACTTCATCTGCGATACAGTGCGCACCATGCTCAGCGCCAATTATCCGGCCTACGAGTTGGACAATCTCATGGAGATCGATCTGGAGGCCAACCAGCATGAACGGATGCTCCCTGCCCACAGCATAACCAAAATAGGCGACGCCCTCCCCGGCTTGGGTATTGTTGCTGCGGTTTTAGGTATTGTTATCACCATGGGATATATCAACGAATCGGCCGAGATTCTCGGCCACCATATCGGCGCTGCCCTGGTCGGGACCTTCTTTGGCGTACTCGCCTGTTACGGATTTGTCGGACCCATGGGCAGCAAGCTGGAACACCATGCCCATGAACGCGAGGCTTATCTGCGGGTGATCAAAACCTCCCTGCTCGCCGCGTATTCCACCAGCTTCATGGTACAGTTCGCCGTTGAGGCCGGCCGACGCGCCATCCCAGGAGACGATCGTCCCTCCTTTAACGAGACTGAGGAGGCCATCAAGAAATGGAAGACAAAAACATAA
- a CDS encoding ABC transporter ATP-binding protein, giving the protein MYAVQIENLTKIYGQGHTEVVALADATFAVAPGELVAILGPSGSGKTTLLTTIGLVTEPTRGKVVLDGELIAKDGWPAGLDLKRIRREKLGFIFQAHNLIPFLTAVENVMIALENNGVGAKAARTRSIELLESLGLGHRLNHYPSLLSGGESQRTAIARALANQPRVILADEPTAALDTENGKNVMGLLKKLAVENNSAILVVTHDQRMVEGFDRIFTFSDGRIVDEKRNHV; this is encoded by the coding sequence ATGTATGCGGTACAGATTGAAAACCTGACCAAGATTTACGGCCAAGGCCATACCGAGGTCGTGGCCTTGGCCGATGCCACCTTCGCTGTGGCGCCCGGAGAACTGGTGGCTATCCTCGGCCCGTCCGGCTCCGGCAAGACCACGCTGCTCACCACCATCGGCCTGGTCACCGAGCCGACCCGCGGCAAGGTAGTGCTGGACGGAGAGCTGATCGCCAAGGACGGTTGGCCGGCCGGGCTCGACCTCAAGCGAATCCGGCGGGAAAAACTGGGATTCATCTTCCAGGCCCACAACCTGATTCCCTTTCTCACCGCCGTGGAAAACGTGATGATCGCTCTGGAGAACAACGGAGTCGGCGCGAAGGCAGCACGGACACGGAGCATTGAGCTTCTGGAAAGTCTGGGGCTCGGCCACCGCCTCAACCATTATCCCTCCCTGCTCTCCGGCGGCGAGTCGCAGCGCACCGCCATCGCCCGCGCCCTGGCCAACCAGCCCCGGGTCATCCTGGCCGATGAACCGACGGCGGCCCTGGACACGGAAAACGGCAAGAACGTCATGGGTCTGCTGAAAAAACTGGCGGTGGAGAACAACTCCGCCATTCTGGTGGTCACCCACGACCAGCGGATGGTGGAAGGGTTTGACCGGATCTTTACCTTCAGTGACGGCCGCATCGTTGACGAGAAGAGGAACCATGTGTAG